The following coding sequences lie in one Treponema sp. OMZ 790 genomic window:
- a CDS encoding C69 family dipeptidase, translating to MSNVKSFSAHTDCTTVLVGKKASIDGSILIARNEDFHLAVSPKIFVLEKAVNEANRVYKSKNTGVEIPLPAKALRYTSVPQAYPNDKENQGIYGEAGINEKNVALSSTESVYGNAKVLAYDPLVKNGIAEDAINDIVLPFINSAREGVTYLGNLIEKYGSAEGNGILFADLDEVWYMEIPCGHHWVAVRIPDDCYAVAPNQVSIEKIDFKKTDQYLWSKGIKEFVNEHKLNPDRDGFNFRHIFGTSSEKDRVYNTPRAWFAQKYLNPEIEQSPVSNDIPFIQKASRLISVEDVEYILSSHYNETEFDPIGIGNSEFNKTRFRGISLSRTAESHVLQLRPKAPKGLEGIKWLAFGTTAFVPYVPFFTNILDTPTAYKRMSRMVSTDNAYWLFKLIGHFVESHYSAFKDDNNAYLIEMQSYGRARVKEITDAAAKIPAKSLSEFLTEENRKTAEHILKRTKEYLSDLMLESFKYSKLSFTMDKNL from the coding sequence ATGAGTAATGTAAAATCTTTTTCGGCACATACCGACTGTACAACAGTTCTGGTAGGTAAAAAAGCCAGTATCGACGGTTCAATTCTTATAGCAAGAAATGAAGATTTTCACTTGGCGGTCAGTCCAAAAATCTTTGTTTTGGAAAAAGCCGTAAATGAGGCTAACCGTGTTTATAAATCAAAAAACACCGGTGTAGAAATTCCCCTTCCTGCAAAGGCCCTTCGGTATACTTCCGTTCCGCAAGCCTACCCGAATGATAAGGAAAATCAAGGCATTTACGGCGAAGCCGGCATTAACGAAAAAAATGTAGCCTTAAGCTCTACCGAAAGCGTCTATGGGAATGCTAAAGTTCTCGCTTATGACCCGCTTGTAAAAAACGGAATCGCAGAAGATGCAATAAACGACATTGTTCTTCCCTTTATAAATTCTGCAAGAGAAGGAGTTACCTATTTGGGAAATCTCATCGAAAAATACGGCTCCGCTGAGGGCAATGGGATTCTATTTGCCGACCTTGATGAAGTTTGGTACATGGAAATCCCTTGCGGGCATCATTGGGTTGCCGTAAGAATTCCCGATGACTGCTATGCCGTAGCACCTAATCAGGTTTCTATCGAAAAAATCGATTTTAAAAAAACCGACCAATACCTTTGGTCAAAAGGAATCAAAGAATTCGTAAATGAACATAAGTTAAATCCTGACAGAGACGGCTTTAATTTTAGACATATTTTCGGAACTTCAAGCGAAAAAGACAGAGTCTACAATACACCCAGAGCTTGGTTCGCTCAAAAATATCTTAATCCCGAAATAGAACAATCTCCGGTATCAAACGATATACCCTTTATCCAAAAAGCAAGCCGTCTTATTTCGGTCGAGGATGTTGAATACATATTAAGCTCTCACTATAATGAAACCGAATTTGATCCTATCGGAATAGGTAACAGCGAGTTCAACAAAACGCGCTTTAGAGGTATTTCGCTTTCACGGACAGCCGAGTCCCATGTTTTGCAGCTGCGGCCTAAGGCTCCGAAAGGTCTTGAAGGCATCAAATGGCTCGCCTTCGGAACTACAGCTTTTGTCCCATATGTTCCGTTCTTTACCAATATTTTGGATACACCTACAGCTTATAAAAGAATGAGCCGCATGGTTTCTACAGATAATGCTTACTGGCTTTTTAAACTAATCGGTCATTTTGTTGAATCTCATTATTCTGCATTTAAAGATGACAATAATGCCTATCTCATCGAAATGCAAAGCTACGGAAGAGCACGTGTAAAAGAGATTACAGATGCCGCCGCGAAAATTCCTGCAAAATCTTTAAGCGAATTCTTAACCGAAGAAAACCGCAAAACTGCAGAGCATATATTAAAAAGAACAAAAGAATATCTTTCCGATTTGATGTTGGAATCTTTTAAGTATTCAAAACTTTCTTTTACAATGGATAAAAATCTTTAA
- a CDS encoding methyl-accepting chemotaxis protein, producing MKFKMCSSLPQCRSKILEKVKRKISVKLFLAVCFILSVSVSGFSEEIKKGILDLRNTDFVSSPILVLNGEMGFYNKEFVFSKEDVEKAGVFIPCPMEWSKSVLSDGTKLSNLGYGTYTLKILLPQKTPKLMLKIMSPVSAWAFFVNGEEFMRTGIPSSSRENTKTGINDIIYDIPQGHTEIYLAIQVSNFAHSRGGIYHPISIGAKDAMENLILAKRFVDIFVFGFGIAIILYHLALFIFHPKNKNLLYFIFFALTVILRTAIIGYVFKYIFPSAPWELITKLDYFTFASVGFFIFTYFRTLYKEDIKELIYRIIAVEAIAYVLFILVTPAYIYGKFIFIHQLVLLVEVVYAFYFVIRILRRKRTGSLPIFLGVVFLAVSAVNDVLYSMMVSNVGNLLPFGFSGFLFAQAFCLAWRNYLETKKADEVRSMLLESDKQKGLLFDEIKNTSGELKQHEVILAENMDIAEDAMKKLSEYAESVRQEIGVQDEELRGTQTATDSLNLFLDNISQGIENQSKAAENTVLQIKELNKVTNDLSDKFNTINDDFALLSDASKTGKDNLAKVTAIIANIYQSSEGLLEANQLITALAEQTNLLAMNAAIEAAHAGDAGKGFAVVADEIRKLAEGSASEADSTGKILSQINNTIRQSAEASCVLQKSFDDINQKVSDFQNILSNISDFISDVNAQTEKMNSIMNTLLEEFTNVQKEKHNISQTRANISGSFKRLLTATEQVNSEIAEVLSSIKTLDLTIIKTREVESQTGSSISKLNVLITENKSK from the coding sequence ATGAAGTTCAAAATGTGCAGCAGCCTGCCGCAATGCAGGAGCAAAATTCTTGAAAAGGTTAAGAGGAAAATATCGGTAAAATTGTTCTTGGCCGTGTGTTTTATCTTATCTGTAAGTGTGTCGGGCTTTTCCGAAGAAATAAAAAAAGGTATTTTGGATTTGAGAAATACGGATTTTGTTTCTTCACCGATTTTGGTATTAAACGGAGAAATGGGCTTTTACAATAAAGAGTTTGTTTTTTCGAAAGAGGATGTCGAAAAGGCCGGAGTGTTTATTCCCTGCCCGATGGAGTGGAGTAAGTCGGTTCTTTCGGACGGTACAAAGCTTTCAAATTTAGGATACGGCACTTACACCTTAAAAATTTTGCTTCCCCAAAAAACTCCTAAGCTGATGTTAAAAATTATGTCACCTGTTTCGGCATGGGCATTTTTTGTTAACGGTGAGGAGTTTATGAGGACAGGAATTCCTTCTTCTTCAAGAGAAAATACAAAAACCGGTATAAATGATATTATTTATGATATTCCGCAGGGGCATACGGAAATTTATCTTGCAATTCAAGTTTCTAATTTTGCCCATTCCCGCGGCGGAATCTATCATCCGATCAGTATAGGCGCCAAAGATGCTATGGAGAATTTGATTTTAGCCAAACGCTTTGTGGATATATTTGTTTTTGGTTTTGGTATTGCAATAATCCTGTATCATTTGGCTCTTTTTATTTTCCATCCTAAAAATAAAAATTTATTGTATTTTATTTTTTTTGCTTTGACGGTTATCTTGCGTACTGCCATAATAGGATATGTGTTTAAATATATTTTTCCTTCGGCACCGTGGGAATTGATTACAAAACTGGATTATTTTACATTCGCTTCCGTAGGATTTTTTATATTTACATATTTTAGAACTTTATATAAAGAAGATATAAAAGAATTAATTTACCGGATAATTGCAGTTGAAGCTATTGCTTATGTTTTGTTTATTTTGGTAACGCCTGCCTATATTTACGGAAAATTTATTTTCATCCATCAATTGGTTTTACTTGTAGAAGTTGTTTATGCCTTTTACTTTGTAATCCGTATCTTGAGGCGAAAAAGAACGGGAAGCCTTCCCATTTTTTTAGGTGTAGTTTTCTTGGCTGTTTCGGCAGTAAACGATGTTCTATACAGCATGATGGTTTCAAATGTCGGAAATTTATTGCCTTTCGGTTTTTCGGGATTTTTATTTGCCCAAGCCTTTTGCCTTGCGTGGAGAAATTATCTTGAAACAAAAAAAGCTGATGAAGTCAGATCTATGCTCCTTGAATCGGATAAACAAAAAGGGCTTTTGTTTGACGAGATAAAAAACACAAGCGGCGAATTAAAGCAGCATGAAGTTATTTTGGCTGAAAATATGGACATAGCTGAGGATGCAATGAAAAAACTTTCCGAATATGCCGAGTCTGTAAGGCAAGAGATCGGCGTACAGGATGAAGAGTTAAGAGGAACTCAAACTGCGACGGACAGCCTAAATTTATTTTTGGATAATATTTCTCAAGGAATTGAAAATCAATCGAAGGCTGCCGAAAACACGGTTTTACAGATAAAAGAACTGAATAAGGTAACGAATGATTTGTCGGATAAGTTTAACACGATAAATGATGATTTTGCCCTGCTTTCGGATGCAAGTAAAACGGGCAAAGATAATTTGGCAAAAGTTACCGCAATTATTGCAAACATTTACCAAAGTTCCGAAGGTCTTCTTGAAGCTAACCAGCTTATTACTGCCTTGGCGGAACAAACTAACCTATTGGCAATGAATGCCGCTATAGAGGCGGCTCATGCAGGAGATGCCGGAAAAGGCTTTGCCGTCGTCGCCGATGAAATAAGAAAACTTGCTGAAGGTTCTGCATCCGAGGCGGACTCAACCGGAAAAATTTTAAGCCAAATAAATAATACCATCCGTCAGTCGGCAGAGGCTTCATGTGTCCTGCAAAAAAGTTTCGACGATATAAATCAAAAGGTTTCTGATTTTCAAAATATCTTGTCGAATATTTCCGATTTTATTTCTGATGTAAATGCTCAAACCGAAAAAATGAATTCGATTATGAATACCCTTTTAGAAGAATTTACCAATGTTCAAAAAGAAAAGCATAATATCAGTCAAACCCGTGCAAATATTTCAGGCAGTTTTAAACGTCTTTTAACTGCAACGGAGCAGGTTAATTCTGAAATTGCAGAGGTGTTAAGCAGCATTAAAACATTGGACCTTACCATAATTAAAACCAGAGAAGTCGAATCTCAAACGGGTTCTTCAATATCAAAATTAAATGTTTTAATTACTGAAAATAAATCAAAATAA
- the dnaX gene encoding DNA polymerase III subunit gamma/tau translates to MEYQVTATRRRPQRFEDLLGQEFVAATLQKSIEAGKIAHAYLFSGPRGCGKTSSARILAKVLNCAEGPKPTPCGKCTACEEITAGSCLDVIEIDGASNTSVNDVRQIKDEILFPPNSSRYKIYIIDEVHMLSTSAFNALLKTIEEPPPYVVFIFATTEIHKVPATIKSRCQQFNFKLVSIEILKKALGDAASELGITADDEALYWIAREATGSVRDAYTLFDQVAAFSDGHITFEKIHEKLGLTGVDSINKLVSACVAKNGQEALSILDGILQGGISVEQVVSDCADYFRSLLLVKHGITKEALIGQRADRFPQDILQGWDSAQIERALSIMLQLFKDLRFSIDQRYELELAVSRLSWLSDYVSPAGLKAAFDAAQSLMVNHKNVQLSSPGRPPVNQVQTNLQNRENTENPQSFNHAGSLTEQFKAVLKRDNKLDEVSEKKNEEKQSVLDQASFEKKEANEKTELQTARIIENNFTVENLKEPLIEILSEKSGILSSAVGQSKDWLLKEDSLTLFVRSSFDLTLIQKQKDIVAESIFEITGKKLKLIVKEYIPPQTENKTEETAKEPEKIRTIADVFMGKIVECKNLVSEIEEGDENEVQNVQQPAAMQEQNS, encoded by the coding sequence ATGGAATATCAAGTAACAGCGACACGAAGGAGACCTCAGCGTTTTGAAGACTTGTTGGGGCAGGAATTTGTGGCTGCAACATTGCAAAAATCAATTGAAGCAGGAAAGATAGCTCATGCCTATCTTTTTTCGGGGCCGCGCGGATGCGGAAAGACAAGTTCTGCCCGAATTTTAGCCAAAGTTCTTAATTGTGCTGAAGGCCCTAAACCCACTCCCTGCGGTAAGTGTACTGCCTGCGAAGAAATTACGGCAGGGTCTTGTTTGGATGTAATCGAAATTGACGGCGCCTCAAATACGAGCGTAAATGATGTTAGGCAGATAAAAGATGAAATTTTATTCCCTCCGAATTCCAGCAGATACAAGATTTATATAATTGACGAAGTTCACATGCTTTCGACAAGTGCTTTTAATGCTCTTTTAAAAACAATCGAAGAGCCGCCTCCCTATGTTGTGTTTATTTTTGCCACTACCGAAATTCATAAGGTTCCGGCCACAATTAAAAGCCGCTGCCAGCAGTTTAATTTTAAACTTGTTTCAATAGAAATTCTGAAGAAGGCTCTTGGCGATGCAGCATCGGAGCTGGGGATAACTGCCGATGATGAAGCTCTATATTGGATTGCCCGTGAAGCTACCGGAAGTGTAAGGGATGCTTATACTCTTTTTGATCAGGTGGCGGCTTTTTCGGACGGGCATATAACTTTTGAGAAGATACACGAAAAGCTCGGCCTTACAGGTGTCGATTCAATAAATAAACTTGTATCGGCCTGTGTTGCAAAAAACGGGCAGGAAGCTCTGTCCATTTTGGATGGAATTTTACAGGGCGGAATTTCGGTCGAGCAGGTAGTTTCGGATTGTGCAGATTATTTTAGAAGTCTCTTACTCGTAAAGCACGGCATTACAAAGGAAGCTCTCATCGGGCAAAGGGCCGACCGCTTTCCGCAGGATATCTTGCAGGGCTGGGATTCCGCACAGATAGAAAGAGCTTTAAGCATAATGCTTCAACTTTTTAAAGATCTGAGGTTTTCTATTGACCAGCGTTATGAATTGGAGTTGGCGGTTTCACGGCTTTCTTGGCTCAGCGATTACGTGTCTCCTGCAGGTTTAAAAGCAGCCTTTGATGCAGCGCAGAGTCTTATGGTTAATCATAAGAATGTACAGCTTTCTTCACCCGGCCGTCCGCCGGTAAATCAAGTTCAAACGAATTTACAAAACCGGGAAAACACGGAGAATCCCCAATCTTTTAATCATGCGGGCAGTTTGACCGAACAATTTAAAGCCGTTTTAAAACGGGACAATAAATTGGACGAGGTTTCAGAAAAAAAAAATGAAGAGAAACAGTCGGTCTTAGATCAGGCTTCTTTTGAAAAAAAAGAGGCAAACGAAAAAACCGAACTTCAGACTGCCCGCATAATAGAAAATAATTTTACTGTAGAAAATTTAAAAGAGCCTCTAATTGAGATTCTTTCCGAAAAAAGCGGAATATTATCTTCTGCTGTCGGGCAAAGCAAAGACTGGCTTTTAAAAGAAGACAGTTTGACCCTGTTTGTCCGAAGCTCCTTTGACTTGACCTTAATTCAAAAACAAAAAGATATTGTTGCAGAGTCTATTTTTGAAATTACAGGAAAAAAACTTAAATTAATCGTAAAGGAATATATTCCGCCTCAAACAGAAAATAAGACCGAAGAGACTGCTAAAGAACCTGAAAAAATACGCACCATAGCTGATGTATTTATGGGAAAAATAGTTGAATGTAAAAATCTGGTATCGGAAATAGAGGAAGGAGATGAAAATGAAGTTCAAAATGTGCAGCAGCCTGCCGCAATGCAGGAGCAAAATTCTTGA